The segment TTCCACCATGATGATCCCCATATGTTGTCATACATGTGCACActtgactacacacacacacacacacacagctttcatGCCGCCAGGCTTTTTAAGCGTTAACCACCAGCGCCGTGCATCTGCTCTCCCCTCCGACGTCTCAGTGCACACCAAACCTTGACAGCAGCTCTCCCTCGCCGCTGCCTCATTTAATGCTTGCTGGGCAGAATGTGGTTGAGTGTAGGTGTGATTGACAAACAGTGGCGCCAACAACAACTGACTGTGTGTCCTCATCGCCGGGGCCAACGCTGCAACGCAACTCCCCAAGCACGCAGTTGATGGGAGATGGCAGCGCTTGgtattttgttattgtgtgcGAGAGGGAGCGGGGAGGGTGATCGAGGATAGGAGAAGAATAAGAAGTGCGAGAGGGGATGGGACTGTTAAGAACAAGGAATAACAGcgtgtctgtctctttttttgtcctgtgtgactttgttatgtgtgtgtgtgtttgtgtgagggaGAGGCAAAACTGTGTGCATATGGATGCTGTAGTCATAGGGTGTGTGAGGTAAAAGGAGGGATAACAAGAATGAAGACAAAGGAGGGATGACTTTCTCCTTTCTTACTCAGCCTCAGCTGATTTTTTGGTGAACTCTGGAGGTAGCAAGGTCACAGATGCCTCTGTGTGCAGCACAGAGGCATCAgcagtttgtgtgcatttgtgtttgtgagtgtgtgtgtatgtgtgtgcatgcagggtAACATCTGAGACAAACGAACAGCGAGACAACAGAGTGGTAGTGAATGAAGGAGACATTGGCTTTGAccttgtctgcctgtctcttctGTTGTCTGAGCTGCCCAGTAGCTAAAATATCCCCCctcattgctctctctctctctctctctctctctgtctctctctctccctgtctgtctctctcgctctctctctttctgtctctatcCTTTCTGCAGGTCTCTCTGTTGGAGTTCAGCAAGTCCATCCAGCCTGGGTTCAGAGGCAATATGGGTAAGAAAGAGAGGAATCAATAGCTCTATTTCCCACGTCTTTCACCTGCCTCCCTCCCGCCTGAACGCAGTACATTTCACTCCCGCGTCCTTGACATTTCTAAGCATTCGCCCCGGTTCCCTGGTTGGGTTGTTGTGgtaatgtgtaatgtaatgtgaaaTCAAGCTCCCATGGGTTATCGCAGCGTGAATGACCCCTGTCTAAACTCTGCTCCACTGCAAACATGCATTCAAGCTCTGTATCAACACTGATATGTTGGATTTGATTTGCGTTTTGTTCTCttggtctgtctctgtctgtcagcataTCTGTTTactcccatctctccctcgctctccgtctctctctctctctctctggtccaTTACACCCATGAAAAGTCTCTTTCCAAATTTCGGTCATGGTTGACCTGGGCTTCTGTGAGGCAACGAGCCATTGAGTCAAACTTGTGCATCCCCTCTTCATTTCCCCCcgccacacaacacacacactcacctcataTGAGCACAACTCACATTatatctcttctcttctcccttgttcacacatacacacacccagagtGTTGCATAAACATTATGTGACTCATGAGTTGATGAATAGCTGAACACTCACCATGGCGTTGGATGTGTTTTAGCAAGCGGCCGATTACTAAGGAAGAAAGCGTCCGGGTCGAAAACACACAGTAGTTTAAACATGATGAGCTCTCTTTTGTCCCCTAAGTGTTGGTGTGAAGAAAAGGAAACAGTAAAGACTCTTTAGGtctcgggttagggttagtcgaGAACAGTCTGATTAAtagtacaaaacaaaaacacattttagtgcCTTTTTTAGGCGGATAGAAAGTTAGTCCTGAAATGACACAGAGCTGACACACTTCTATATTTTACAGGTGTTGAAAGGTGAACCTCAGGTGAATGAAATTAATCTTTTAAGGAATATGTTGCTGCACTGTGGATAGGACCTCCTCTCACCCTCCTATAGGGATGTCAGGATGAGTCTAAATTATGATTCTGTGGCTGCAGAAAGGCCCGTTAAAATCTCAGCGGCTCTGAGTGCTATTAATATTGCAGTCCTCAATTTCTGAATGAGTGATGAGGGAATTGAGGCTGACCCAGATGAGTCCATGAATGAGTGATGATGGGTAGATTGAATGCCTCTCTCAGACAGAGGACGGACATTTAAAGAACAGGGAGTTGGTCTTTGTCTCTCCTTCGAGGGAAGGCAGTAGCTTTGACGCCTTATAGGCTGctgaaatacagcaaaatgtcttttctcacacacacacacacacaaacacacaaatgcaaatagtGCGGCTCTTTGTTTACCAACCTGTTGAAACACCTGCAGATTCAGTTGTTGAGagaaattataaaatgttcCTTCTCAAACACCAGCATAAGGCAGCAGCGTTTGTTTCCAAGTCAGAGGCTTTAAAAGGCTGTGTGACTCCAAAACCAGCACGTGTCTTTGCATTTCTTTTCAAAACGGTTTAATGACAACATGTTATGTCTGTTGTTACAGCTCGTGTATCGCTGTGCTAAAAGTCACACCAACGTTACGCAAACTGACCCGCTGCAAAACCCAGAATGTGTCCGCTCAACATTTCTGTCCAccacatccacaaaaaaaaaaaaaaaaaaacagtgactgtgtctatttaaaggaatacatttgccagaaaaaaaaatctttggctTAATTCCTTTAACTTATGACTTGTTAGACTTGATGAGTCTAAGCTGAAAGTGAAGTGTCATGTTTCAATAAAGATTTTCCCATtcatgtttctttaaaaaaaaaaaaaaaaaaaatctctttgcctaaccctaaccctaacgctAACCACATCCCAAGTCGAGATGTCACCGCTGCCATAACGAGACCACAGCCAAATTCATAAATACCCCTTTTTGAAAGGACATTCATTTTaggaatgacaaaaacaaacggCTAAATTTTTTGCTTCATCAGGAATATGAAGCTCTTCAGGGCGTCACACAGAGGCACCAGAGGTTCCACCGATTTCAGTGCTTTGATGGTTGGATTTCAGATCGAGAGGTTGTTCACGTTTGTTGACGGTTTCATGGCGGTATAAAAGCAGATCTGTGAATCTGAAATTAATTTCTCTGAAAAGAATATTCAGTCTCCTCAATCATGCCGTGAAGGAGCGGGTGATTTCAACAGCCAAGAGATTCTGCTGTCAGTAGCTCAACAGCTTTAATACCGACTCGAGTGTTTTTATAGGCTGAAATGACACGTTATAATTAACTATTCCTGTCCCTTTAAGCTGTCTAGCCTCGAGTGTTTGCCTTCAGCCTCCCCCGCTGACGACTGTAAGCGATGCACAAACTGATGCACTGATCTGTGCTAATGTGGGATCACTGCTGAGGTCCCACTGGTGGAGAAACCTCAGCAGCAGTAAAGGGGAAAGCTGATCCCCGTGtcagcagtcattttgtaaaatatatCTAAACATGGCGACAGGTCTTTTCTTCGCTCCTCCGCTCCCCACTCCTCTTCTCTGCTGCCGGGCTCCCAGGGGACTCGGGGGGCCCCGCGGCTCACACATGGCACCGTCTCCGTCTGCCTGTCACACTCCCATCCgtaaacagcaaacaacaaagacaaactcAAACAAAGCCCCGCTGCGTTGTCTGCCGCTGTTTTGGCGtgtttgctttcacttttgAAGCGGATGGAGCACCGGCTGATGCCAAGACGTGGCTTAGAGCTACAGCCGAGCGAGGGCGGCGGCGGTGGCAGGGGTGGggggcggtggtggtggtggtgtcgCCCATGGCTGCCTACTGTCTGCCTGTAGGACCCAAAGCCGGCACAGTTGTGTCAGAGGAAGCTATCATCCGTCGGTCGGCAGGTACAGCAGATGCCAGGATGTTGATAGAGAAGTGAGATTTATTCAAAACATGTTCTgctcttcctttttttattttttgtgaaagagaaagaaagagagagagagagaaagagggtggagAGGAAGGCGATGGATGTGTGGTGAGTGTATTTAGAGGTTTAGGGTGGGGGAGTATTTCCTGTTGAGGCAGTGAGACAGGGAAGGAgtcaacgcacacacacacacactcacacacatacactcacacacacctgtggctaGGTTCAGTGAAGCTTTGAGGCTGGTGGTAGACAGGACGCCACAGCTCCTCGCTGCgtatgagacacacacacacacacagacacacacactgcagagtgcAAAATGTTCCTCGCTGAAACATCCGTGAATCACTCAGACAGCCTCTGTGGGCGACGTCATGTCAACTCACCATGTTCACTTGCTCTACcaatttatctctctctctctttttcttcccttccGCTCTTATCTATTTCACTGCCTTCCTGCTCAGTCCTCTCCCTCCAAATTAtcttactttctctctccttccctcgtCTAGTCTGCGCCTCTGGtcgtcattctctctctgtgtgggaGCCCTCAGGTGTTTATTGCTCTTACCCTGGGACCCAATTAGCAGCAGTGCATCTGTACGATCCCCTATTACCAAAAGCCCagtttaacaaaaaagaaaaaagacgtTGAAAGGTTTTGATATCACGCACGAAGCCCCCCTGTTGCAGTCGGTGTTGTTTGAGAGACGCGTTAGGATCTGCGCCTCCTCATGTTATTCGCCACAGCCCAGAAACATGCAGCGTTCTGGTGGATATTCAGTCGGCTCGGCTAATCAAGTTCTGCTTCCTAAACGCTGTCAGAGAGCTGACCGTCCACTGCTGTCATTGGCCTTTCTGTCTCACCCTCCCGCGagctatgtgtgtgtacgtgcgtgtagGAGGGCCtgggtatgtatgtgtgtgtgtgtgtttgagagagagagagagagagagagagagggcggacagtcgttttatgtgtgtgtgtgtgtgtgtgtgtttgtctctttgaCTGACTCACCCTCCTCTCATCCCTAACTATTAAAAGCATCACTGTCCTAAGGCATGAGAGATATGATGGCTGATCCTTCACCTCTCAGCATCTCTGACTTCTCCTCCGCGTCTCGCTCACTCTCGCCCAAGGAGTCCTGACCTCAGCCTTCACCCCTGCTCACCAGCGGCGGCGGGGCAGGGCGCGGGCggggggcggaggggggagAAACTAGCTGTGGATGTTGTTTGTAACGGCAAAGCTTCAGTGCGTCCTATCTCCTGCCCTGCTGGTTTGAAAAAGGacaggggaggaagagaaggatgactggagagagagagagagagagagagagagggagaggacgcTGGCTGTGAGGGAGTAGCTGAGCACGGGGAGGTTATTCTGCTCTTGTGGGTCCGTTAGTGAGCATATATACCCATCCAGCTGTGCCAATTAACCCTGCCATGCCCGcgcccacccccccacctccccacatacacacacactctttaggGAACTAGTATCTGAGCACAATGCTTACGTGCACATGGTCAttaaagtgcatgtgtgtgtgtgtgtgtgtgcagcactaACTGTGAATCCAGTTCGCTCATcactgtgtgcgtgcatgtgtgcatgtctttacccctgtgtgtgtgtgtgtgtgtgtgtatatgtttgacAGCCAGTGATGATGCCAGGCATGGGGAGGAAGGAGGCGAGGCGCAGCTCCCTCTCGTACGATGCCACTGTCACATTGGATCAGTCAGCGCAGTGCGCAGGCAGGGAAGCAGCAGCCGTGGCAATGACAGTGCACTTCTGCTCAGGGAGACACTGATGGAGCGAGAGGGCTGGGGGTGGTGAACACACTGTTACGGGCCTCTGTGGACTTGTACTAGCGTTTGACTGTATTTTGACATTACATGTAGTTTCATGCAGCTTTTATGCCTGTCGTGATGCTCCTTCCTTGGCCCGGTctccctgggaaaaaaaaaaaaaaagaaaaagagatttttgttcttaaaataaTTTATGTCTAACCTGGTAAAGGATTAGCAAACAAGTCACCCCGTGTTTCATCAGACGCTGTGTTGGGTCAATCAGGTTTACATTAAAAATACTGGATCCCCACTGTTTTTGcccaaaacaggcagcagaggctcagaaatggTGTGTGACAGATCAGTGGAGCCCAATCCACAGTCTCTTCTTCTCAGCACAATCTTCAGCTGTGGCCGACAGCACTGCTTGATCACTGGAATATACGCAGGATTCCCATGCGTCAGGGAATTTTGAAACATCTGTCCCAGATGGGGGAAGTCAGGGAATTTAAGAAATTTTTGCGGGGTTCCCCGGTGGCTCTCCTGGTAGAGCACGCACCACACAGCCTCCTGTGTTTGAATCCGAGaccaggccatttgctgcaggtcatcccctgtctcacccctgcctttcctgtctctctctactgtcaatcaaataaagcagaaatgcaaattaTTGGTACATGTCATAGAATATCACTAAATTGTATCAGcctccagtttaaaaaaaaaacaacaaaaaaaaacaatatctacCTATTcaccaaacatttatttttcattgcgttcacattattttcattttcctcacagAATACAACTTTAATAAGGTCACTGAATCTGTGGTGTGCTTAGATTTTTGGTCTGATGTATATATAGGTcatgaaaattcaacatttcagTCATGCAAAAGTTTTTACATGTGAGAGAATGTGAGGCATGCATGGatactcgtgtgtgtgtgtgtctgtgtgcatgtgtgcgtgttgtGTATACAGCTAAGAGGGTGTGAACAGGCCCGAGCCCAGTGTTTGTTGTGTAAGCACACCTGATCCCTGCTCTCGCTGTGTTTGGGGGTAAGCAGCGGCAGCGCGCTGATCAGCCATCCCGACACAGTTTCAGTGACAAGGTTGCTGTCAGGTTAATGGCTGTGGGCTGCAGGCGCTGTTCCTGGGAATGTAAGCGTTAAACACTGTcatgttctgttgtttttgcttaAGTGCAGTGTAACCTAGTTCTTCTGATATaatcactgttgctgctgccagaTGTAACTGAGGCAGTTCAGGTTAAGTGGGCAGCCCCAGGCAAGGGCATGAGTGAATAGAGGAGGACAGTAGAACAGTTTGTCTCTCATTATTGCTGCGGCTCGGAGTCCCACAGATCTGATACCCCTGCTTCTGCTGTGGCAGTTTgcacttgtgtctgtgtgtgtgtttgtgagtgagtgtgaattctctgtgttttcttgtatGTGCAATAAACAGTTTGATTTCCACATTCAAAGACagcatgttttgaaaaaaaaaaaaaaaaaaaaaaaaaaaaaaacatccattatTCATCCCTCATTATTTCAGGAAAACAACTGatagtaattaaaaaaaatgtgaatactcggtgttacatttttaaatcaaggaTATTTCATTTCAGAACAAAGCTTGTCATTTCTCTGACAGTGCGCTAATTAATCTTATGCACGAGGGAGAGGGTCTATTTTAAGGCGTTAACACTGGTGGTGATAATTGCTGTTAAAGGCCTTTCTGGATAATGGATGACTGTTGGCGTATAAAGATTGGCGGCAAGTATATCTGGCCTGGCCGAAAGCCTTGCccattcagctgtgtgtttgtgtgtttgtggtgtggtttatttatgttaaataTGCAGCtatatttctgtttgtgtgtggttgcaCCTGCtgtttcaatgcaaattcaTCAACAGATCACACCAAGAAACAACAAAGTCTCAATACACAGAAACTGCTCAAAGCACATATGGAAGTGGTCAGAACTGTGTTGTAATCGGTGTACTATGTATTAGGGTTAAAATCATGCCTAAATGTATATGTAAGATATAATTGGAGTGAAAatattgtaagaaaaaaaaatcgtattGCAGTTATTTTGAGATATTGCGATTGCAATATTATTCATGATTTTAGGGGGAATGATCAGTTTTGCTAAATAATTTTCACTTTCCCTGAAAAAactatgattttgatttttgctgtgatctgcaccaaacaaacatgttttttttatgtctggaGAATACGACCACAGTACAGTATTCCACCTTTATCAAAAAAGTTAATTATCGCACTTGGCCTCGTGATTTCGATCATATTTCAATTGATTGTTCAGCCCAAGATCGAATGACATGGAGAAAGAGTGGGAAACTAATGTAGCCagctttcaaatgcaaataacTAAATCCATTTTCACATCAAGTTTGGATACAATATCTCATGAACTCTGAGCATCAGAATCAGATTTCAGATATCCCGTTGAAATGACAAAtctgcagcctgtgtgtttggatctgtgtgtgtgtgtgcgtgtgtgaatgggtTAATGTCAACAGCTATTCCTTTCTTCACCTCACACTTCATGCCTCTTGGGGCTCAGGGATGTGGGTCGTGTCTATATTCTGGACATTATGGCTTTAGCCTTTGGATTCCTTTGCTGTTCATTTAACTCACTCGATCAGAGCGTAAGTGTTTCAGACGTGGAAATTTGAGTACACTGTGTGAAACTGCAGGTTCGTCCTCTGATTTGTGATGtagtatatctgtgtgtgtgtttctgtgtgtagtAGTAACCTTGttcttctgttctgtgtgtCCAGACTTGCCCAGCAGTGTGTGTACCCCCAAGCCTTCCTCCAGCCCAGCCTGGTGCTCCAGTCCCAGCTCAGTCCATCAGCTACAGCGCTCACCTCCCCCTACCTGGACTACAGCTCCGCCTACACCCACTATGCCCCCACGGGCCTGGAGCAGTACCCCTACACCCCCTCACCGTCGCCCTCTGCTGGCTATCTCAGTTACAGCTTCTCTCCTGCCACCCCGGGAGCCGCTATTACCGCACCTCCCACCCCTCCTACTCCCATCCATGCTCCCCTCGCCCCGCTCACTGCCATCTCCACCCCGCCTTCGGCCTTCCTGCATTACCCTCTCCACCAGCCGGACCGCATGCAGTAAAGCTCTGAGGAGGCCAGACAGCAGCCGGACGGGGGCCCGAACTGTCATTACCAATGACTCAAAACAGTGTGACTGCTGCGATGAGGCCTGGGACATCAGGATGAGACTGGGTaaccagggagagagagtgtcGTAATCCAAAGGGCTTTTAGGAAGCACTCTCATTCccattttttatattcttgttGTTAAAGTAAAGGAGAAATGTTAAACTGCTCCTGTCAGCGTAGTGTATGAATGTTTTTCAAAAGTGGCAAAAGTCAGCGACTGGAATGAGAGGATGTGATAAAATATGGGAAATTAGCGCTCTTATCCCTGGCCCGCACAATAGAGTTTGGGCTTAGGAAGCAAACTATGAGACTGCTGGAGGGCGAGACGGGTACGGACAATGAGAAATATATCTGTTTGACATGATGCTGCGGCTGCAGTTCTTCCAAAGGTACTGAGCTGAATGCTGGACACTGACCAAGCTGAGAGCCAGTTCCTCTTTCAGAAATGCAGGTCCAATTACCTCTTCTTTAAGGTTACCTTTCTGTCCATGGCCTTAGAAACCTCTCTCTGTATGTGGTTCAATACGTGTTCGTCATTTATATATTAGACTCTTTTCtcaagtgaacaaaaaaaagtttatacTCTTTATGACTGACAGATtcctttttgttccttttatcTACTGCTGGCAAGTTATTACACAACGATAATCACAATTTAACAGAATATGCAAGTAGGGTGAACGTGAGTGAGGTAGGCAACACTGATGTATCCTTTTTGTATTGCTACTTGTAGAATATTACTCCGAGAAATACTTTGTTAGTGAAACTCTTGCAGCAGCTTAGGCTATTTTTGACCTCTAAATCTTAGCGCAGAAGGGGCTGGATTTGACCTCTAGGGACTATTTTGTCTCGCAATACTTAAATTACATAGTTGTCAATACATATCAAGCAaatgtgtacatatatgtgtgtgtgtaaagactGACAAACGTGCACAGACTGCACATGCATTTTTACTGAATGtgggtgaatgtgtgtttttggtggctgcctttctgtgtgtatgcatgagcgagtgagacagtgtgtgtgtaagtttgtgtgtgtgtgtgtgtgtgtgtgtgtgtgaaagaaagagaaagaagcagTATACCCCAGTGTCAGGACCCAGCTCCTATTCCAGCCCATTGTAACTGTCAGAGTTGCTCCTTTGTCTTCCCCAGCTgcagaagagagacagaagccTCAGCGATGGTATTCGAGTCTGTCGGTGCCGTCGCACCACCTTAGTTGTCTACAACTAAGCCATACagcagataaaaacaacaaatatgcaaaataaaaagaatatttctAAAGAATAAAGTGATGTGATCTTTTCTGAGAGTGATAAAACTGCAGACACTTTAAAGGGATACTCCAACATTTCTCCAACTCACCCTCACTGAggcaagatgttcgataccgttttcacctctgtacgtccagtggttcggttcctattggtagcatttcatgttagcttagcatacaGACTTGAGGACTATAGGAGACGTTAGCTAGTTCTgtcaaattgaaaaaataacctttacagcaactccaaagctgccTTATTTACGCAATGTATCAatcatgtgtgtttgaaatacacCTCTTGgaattttttcttaaaaaaaaaaaaaaaaaaaaaaacaattcaggagaagttagataGTTGGAACTGTAATCACTGAACACATTCATCCTCCCGCCTGTCACTGTGATCTGCTCACTGCTGAAGAACAAATGAACTTCATATGTAATTTGCCGGCTATTTAGTAAAGTGCACCTTCAATATCTGTGGGAAACAGCTGCTGTCAAGCCGTATAGCAGATAACCCGCAGCCTTGACCTACACAGCACTATCCAAACACCAGAGGCTCATGGCGGCACCTACAGTGTAGTCACTTTCCAAATGAATGTCCATAACatctgtgaggaaaaacaaatagatGCAGTTACATTTTCTGATCTGTGTTCTTCAGTTCCATCACaggggtcttttttttttaaatgacttgcATGTCCGAAATAAGAGAAACATTTCAGCAGCAGGAGGTCTTATGGATAAAATGAACGAAGACATAGTGAAGTGAAGTTAAACAAACACCCTCTGCCTTTGTGCGAAGAGAATGGCTGCACTCTGCCCCAGAA is part of the Myripristis murdjan chromosome 7, fMyrMur1.1, whole genome shotgun sequence genome and harbors:
- the rbm38 gene encoding RNA-binding protein 38, with the protein product MSSPLFLGQLVGGALEIMHPTIEKDTTYTKIFVGGLPYHTNDASLRKYFETFGDIDEAVVITDRQTGKSRGYGFVTMMDRGAAERACKDANPIIDGRKANVNLAYLGAKPRSPQTSLSVGVQQVHPAWVQRQYGLAQQCVYPQAFLQPSLVLQSQLSPSATALTSPYLDYSSAYTHYAPTGLEQYPYTPSPSPSAGYLSYSFSPATPGAAITAPPTPPTPIHAPLAPLTAISTPPSAFLHYPLHQPDRMQ